The following are encoded together in the Arcticibacterium luteifluviistationis genome:
- a CDS encoding SusC/RagA family TonB-linked outer membrane protein produces MKKNGLTKSDSFFITKTLQSLLEKCGFVLLIFGVALQSVAQITGTVGGDDTPELPGVSVVVKGTTTGTTTDFNGKYSINAPANSTLTFSFVGYLAQEIVVGNQSVINVSLNTDAASLEEVIVVGYGTQKKSQTTGAISQVTAKQISEMPLTNVAQALQGRVAGVDVSQSGSKPGSTPKILIRGRRSFQANNDPLYVVDGIPLAGGYEDFNPNDVQSLEILKDATATAIYGARGANGVVLITTKRGAVKGKTTVSYDTYFGQSQALDKIEIFDGAEFAEYVREAYRSTGIYTDANGVVVPTGQSTLEADKKIAVLGGDPNVAAGIAAGRNTNYQDFILKNGFIQSHSIGIQGGTDKTQFYVSGSFFKDKGISEGLDYTRSSLRANVDHNINKSVKIGLSSYMMLSDRNGENLNPYSYTLNQNPLGAPYDDEGNIIFSPTNDALLTNPLAEIVPGAQIDNTKSYRVFNSLFTEVKIMDGLKYRLNFGPDIDISRSGRFIGSETNARKGGDPQASSSNRFSFNYTLENILSYTKSFGKHNFSATALHSIQKDRFEFYGTNVQGIPAESQEYFNFGNASSVTGVSSDLIEWTINSYMGRVNYDFNDKYLLTLTIRRDGSSRFGENTKYGNFPGVAVGWNIGNEAFGKEITWLDLLKLRAGWGKVGNQAVSPYQTQGLLSRTAYAWDNTAAFGYRPSTIGNPDLRWESSATANIGLDFSMWRGRLQGSLELYQSNTTALLLADQLPGSIGFSQVTKNVGETRNRGIELGFTTVNVNSNSGFKWTTDVQFTKNKEAIIELYNGKIDDIGNRWFIGQPLNSFYDYKKAGIWQLGQEEEAKSYGSAVGQIRVQDTNNDGVINADDRVIIGSDVPDFSAGLTNRFSYKNIDLSFFLFGRFGNTIVSGFHQSQNALAGRYQQIKVDYWTPLNPTNEFPQPKSTQEFPVYNTTLIYFDGSFVKLRNINVGYSLNESLANKLGMESLRLFSSIQQPAIWSEFRNKYNGVDPEATISSATTNPITAINNGVTPATKVFTFGLNAKF; encoded by the coding sequence ATGAAAAAAAACGGACTAACCAAATCCGATAGTTTCTTCATAACGAAGACACTACAGTCTCTTTTAGAGAAATGCGGCTTTGTGCTGCTTATTTTTGGCGTAGCTTTGCAATCGGTTGCACAAATCACAGGTACCGTAGGTGGAGATGATACTCCGGAGCTTCCTGGTGTAAGTGTAGTAGTAAAAGGAACTACTACCGGAACAACCACCGATTTTAACGGAAAGTATAGTATAAATGCTCCGGCAAATTCGACATTGACTTTCTCATTCGTAGGTTACTTAGCTCAAGAAATTGTAGTAGGTAATCAATCCGTAATTAACGTATCACTTAACACAGATGCCGCTTCTTTAGAAGAGGTAATTGTGGTAGGTTATGGTACGCAGAAAAAAAGCCAGACTACGGGGGCAATTTCACAAGTTACCGCAAAGCAAATTAGCGAAATGCCACTTACCAATGTGGCCCAAGCTTTACAGGGAAGAGTAGCTGGTGTAGACGTATCTCAATCTGGAAGTAAGCCAGGCTCTACTCCTAAAATATTGATAAGAGGTAGAAGGTCTTTCCAGGCAAACAATGACCCTCTTTATGTGGTAGACGGAATACCTCTAGCTGGTGGGTATGAAGATTTCAATCCTAATGATGTTCAATCTTTAGAAATCTTAAAAGATGCCACTGCTACCGCCATTTATGGTGCCAGAGGAGCAAACGGTGTGGTTCTTATCACCACCAAAAGAGGTGCTGTTAAGGGTAAAACTACCGTTTCTTACGATACTTATTTTGGTCAATCCCAAGCTTTAGATAAAATTGAAATTTTCGATGGAGCTGAATTTGCGGAATACGTTAGAGAAGCTTATAGATCTACAGGTATCTATACAGACGCCAACGGAGTCGTTGTTCCTACCGGACAATCTACACTGGAAGCAGATAAGAAAATTGCGGTATTAGGAGGAGACCCAAATGTGGCTGCTGGAATAGCAGCGGGAAGGAATACAAACTATCAAGATTTCATTTTGAAGAACGGTTTTATACAAAGTCACTCTATTGGTATTCAAGGTGGAACTGACAAAACTCAATTCTATGTATCAGGTTCATTCTTTAAAGACAAAGGTATTTCTGAAGGTTTAGATTACACAAGATCCTCTTTAAGAGCAAACGTAGACCATAACATCAACAAATCAGTTAAAATAGGCTTATCCTCTTACATGATGCTATCTGACAGGAATGGTGAAAACCTAAATCCGTATAGCTACACTTTAAATCAAAATCCTTTAGGTGCTCCATATGATGATGAAGGAAACATAATTTTCTCTCCTACTAATGACGCTCTATTAACCAACCCATTAGCGGAAATAGTACCCGGTGCTCAAATTGATAATACAAAATCCTACAGAGTTTTCAACAGTCTGTTCACTGAAGTTAAAATCATGGATGGCTTAAAATACAGATTGAACTTTGGTCCAGACATTGATATTTCAAGGAGTGGCCGTTTCATTGGCTCCGAAACTAATGCAAGAAAAGGCGGAGACCCACAAGCTAGTAGTTCAAATAGATTTTCTTTCAATTATACCTTAGAAAATATACTATCATATACTAAATCCTTCGGTAAGCATAACTTTTCAGCTACCGCACTTCATTCTATTCAGAAAGACCGTTTTGAGTTTTACGGTACAAACGTTCAAGGCATTCCAGCAGAATCACAAGAGTATTTCAACTTTGGCAATGCTAGCTCAGTTACTGGTGTATCTAGTGATTTAATAGAGTGGACAATCAACTCGTATATGGGTCGTGTAAACTATGACTTTAACGACAAGTACCTTCTTACCTTAACCATACGTCGTGACGGTTCTAGCCGATTTGGCGAAAACACCAAATATGGTAACTTCCCAGGTGTAGCTGTAGGCTGGAATATCGGTAACGAAGCTTTTGGAAAAGAAATAACTTGGTTAGACCTTCTAAAATTAAGAGCAGGATGGGGTAAAGTAGGAAACCAAGCTGTATCTCCTTACCAAACTCAAGGTTTGTTAAGCAGAACTGCATATGCATGGGATAATACTGCAGCGTTTGGCTACAGACCAAGCACTATTGGAAACCCAGATCTTAGGTGGGAGAGTTCGGCCACAGCCAATATTGGTTTAGACTTCAGCATGTGGAGAGGAAGACTACAGGGCTCTTTAGAACTATATCAATCCAATACTACTGCATTACTTTTGGCAGACCAACTTCCTGGCTCTATTGGCTTTAGTCAAGTTACTAAAAACGTAGGAGAAACAAGGAATAGAGGTATTGAATTAGGTTTTACTACTGTTAACGTAAATTCTAACTCAGGTTTCAAATGGACTACCGACGTTCAGTTTACTAAAAACAAAGAGGCTATTATAGAGCTTTACAATGGCAAAATAGACGACATCGGTAACAGATGGTTTATAGGTCAACCTTTAAACTCCTTCTATGACTATAAAAAAGCTGGAATTTGGCAGCTAGGTCAGGAAGAAGAAGCTAAATCTTATGGCTCAGCAGTAGGCCAAATAAGAGTTCAAGACACCAATAATGACGGTGTAATTAATGCTGACGACCGTGTTATCATTGGCTCTGATGTTCCCGACTTCTCCGCTGGACTCACAAACAGGTTCTCGTATAAGAACATTGATTTATCTTTCTTCTTATTCGGAAGGTTTGGCAACACTATAGTGAGTGGATTTCACCAAAGTCAAAACGCATTGGCAGGAAGGTACCAGCAAATCAAGGTTGATTACTGGACTCCTCTCAATCCTACTAATGAATTTCCTCAACCAAAGAGTACTCAAGAATTCCCCGTGTATAACACTACTTTGATATACTTCGACGGTTCTTTTGTCAAGCTGAGAAACATAAACGTTGGTTATTCTTTAAACGAGTCTCTTGCTAATAAACTAGGCATGGAATCTTTAAGACTCTTCTCTTCTATTCAGCAGCCAGCCATTTGGTCTGAATTCAGAAACAAGTATAACGGGGTAGACCCAGAAGCCACTATTTCTTCGGCTACTACTAACCCTATAACAGCGATAAACAATGGCGTAACACCGGCAACCAAGGTGTTTACTTTCGGACTTAACGCCAAATTCTAA
- a CDS encoding RagB/SusD family nutrient uptake outer membrane protein — translation MKLNNIIKPVKLLALAALLLPAQSCEDVLDEVVVSGIGNNYINTPKGFEDAVNAAYSTLRYWYGTQQGLTLTEYGTDIYATGADGGYKGFHFYDTQLNPSVNYLGNVWDELYRGINTCNAIVDRAPESTVAAATKTIRVAEAKFLRAHYYFILFQQYGGVDLRLSETLAPTKTTTRASDSEMYTAIISDLDAAIADLPATQSQYGRATKAAAEMALAKVYLAKAYSSSKSNDDFSKAATLSQSVINNYGFALLDDFASVFDENNQKNSEIVFSVQYTSDPLTNLTNNTGAVNGGNNLHLFFGMQYDVQSGMQRDIFYGRPFKRLRPTTYALETVFGERVNDSRYKKTFRDTWKSNKPGTYNSAFDDSKTTLKFASGDTTIFIPGYEMSKEERAKRPYQVLNPSQYSESLYPTLIKFFDTKRPDMTYESGSRDFFVFRLADAYLMLAEAQLGAGNIQDATEAINMVRKRAGWPGKKEAMVITSAEMNMTMLMEERARELAGEQTRWMDLKRWGNLVDRVKLYNPQAADNVAAIHLLRPIPQTQIDRSDVGVFKQNPGY, via the coding sequence ATGAAATTAAATAATATAATAAAACCTGTAAAATTGTTAGCCTTGGCAGCTTTACTTCTACCTGCTCAGTCTTGCGAAGATGTGCTGGATGAAGTAGTAGTCTCTGGTATTGGCAATAATTATATCAATACTCCAAAAGGATTTGAAGATGCCGTAAATGCAGCCTACTCCACTTTAAGATATTGGTATGGCACGCAGCAAGGCCTAACACTTACAGAATACGGAACAGACATATACGCCACAGGTGCAGATGGAGGCTATAAAGGGTTTCACTTTTACGATACCCAATTAAACCCTTCTGTAAACTATTTAGGCAATGTTTGGGACGAGCTTTACCGAGGCATCAATACTTGTAATGCCATAGTTGACAGAGCACCAGAATCTACTGTGGCGGCAGCAACAAAAACCATAAGAGTAGCAGAGGCAAAGTTTTTACGAGCTCATTACTACTTCATTTTGTTTCAACAATATGGTGGCGTTGATTTGAGATTATCGGAAACCCTCGCTCCTACAAAAACTACCACTAGAGCTAGTGATTCTGAAATGTATACCGCTATTATCTCTGATCTAGATGCAGCCATTGCGGACCTACCAGCTACACAAAGCCAATACGGTAGAGCCACAAAAGCTGCAGCAGAAATGGCCCTTGCTAAAGTATATTTAGCAAAAGCTTATTCATCTTCAAAATCGAACGATGATTTCAGCAAAGCGGCCACTTTAAGTCAAAGCGTTATCAATAACTATGGTTTTGCTCTTTTAGATGATTTTGCAAGTGTTTTTGATGAAAACAATCAAAAAAATTCTGAAATAGTATTTTCAGTGCAGTACACCTCAGACCCTCTTACCAACCTTACCAACAATACTGGTGCTGTAAATGGAGGAAATAACCTTCATTTATTCTTTGGTATGCAGTATGATGTTCAGTCTGGTATGCAGCGTGATATTTTTTATGGTCGTCCGTTTAAAAGATTAAGACCAACGACTTATGCTCTTGAAACTGTTTTTGGCGAAAGAGTAAATGACTCCAGATACAAAAAGACCTTTAGAGATACTTGGAAATCTAACAAACCGGGCACTTATAATTCGGCGTTTGACGATTCTAAAACAACCTTGAAATTCGCTTCTGGAGATACTACCATATTTATCCCAGGCTACGAAATGTCTAAAGAAGAAAGAGCTAAAAGACCATATCAAGTATTAAACCCTAGCCAGTACTCTGAATCTTTATATCCTACACTGATAAAATTCTTTGATACAAAAAGACCTGATATGACTTATGAATCAGGAAGTAGAGACTTTTTTGTATTTAGGTTAGCCGATGCTTATTTAATGCTAGCTGAAGCTCAACTAGGTGCAGGAAATATTCAAGATGCTACTGAGGCTATTAATATGGTTAGAAAAAGAGCAGGATGGCCAGGAAAAAAAGAAGCTATGGTAATCACCTCAGCCGAGATGAACATGACTATGCTTATGGAAGAAAGAGCAAGAGAACTTGCAGGTGAGCAAACAAGATGGATGGATTTAAAACGCTGGGGTAACTTAGTGGATAGAGTCAAATTATATAACCCACAAGCTGCAGATAACGTTGCCGCTATTCACCTTTTACGACCTATTCCTCAAACGCAGATTGATAGATCAGACGTAGGTGTTTTTAAACAAAATCCCGGATACTAA
- a CDS encoding SusC/RagA family TonB-linked outer membrane protein gives MKKIRLSSTAGSFKTRVWQFTLASSSVVLLFLLASLQSVAQVTGTVGGDDTPELPGVSVVVKGTTIGTTTDINGKYSIAAPSNSTLTFSFVGYLPQEVVVGNQSVINVTLNTDAAALEEVVVVGYGTVRKSQLTGAISTVKAKDITDLPIENTQQALQGRIAGVDVMQAGSKPGTEPRVVIRGRRSFGASNDPLYVLDGIPLATGTGDINPNDIASMEVLKDASATAIYGARGANGVVLITSKRGTKGKPVVYYDAYFGVSKAHDIIDLMDGDQFANTKREAYRQADGTIPNDDLIFTAVELESIALGRSTDYLDDMLQTGTKMNHQIGFAGGNDRSQFYMSLNYYKDNGIIPNQDYNRNVLRVNLDHQVTKNIKIGLSSFMNYSIRNGENFNPLGGAYRENPLGQPYNEDGTLNFLPTEDGLRSNPFSELVDGAVVNQRKSNRIFAGIYAEWDILKNLKYRFNFGPDIRNDKYDNFLGTFTNAVRLGPPRASTLNTDVFNYTVENILSYDKELLGNHKLNITGVQSLQRDHTEFNSVSVEGIPSETQQYNSVGTATTILGVESGLSEWTILSYMARVNYGINDKYLLTASMRADGASRFGANTKWGYFPAVAVAWNMSEESFIKNIPAIDLMKFRVSYGSIGNQGIDPYQTQGLLTQTAYNFGNNAAFGYAPGTIGNPDLKWETSTTANVGLDFSLFSGRVYGSLEYYNTNTSDLLLSRNLPTSTGFSLVTTNVGKTRNSGFEGTISTVNVSKSNSFKWSTDFTFFTNKEEIVELANGKVDDVGNGWFIGQPLSVIYDYEQQGIWQTNEADLAASYGGVPGEVRIVDQNNDGAINSDDRVIQGSGVPKFSGGITNRLKYKNWDFSAFVYARLGQTIRSSFHTSYNTLFGRYNNIDVDYWTPTNPVNTFPKPNQNQESPKWNSSLNIFDGSFVKVRNINLGYNFAEAAAKKLGMQSLRLYTSIQQPFIFSSFISKYSGSDPETDFDASLSGNVTPSTWSATFGLNVKF, from the coding sequence ATGAAAAAAATTAGACTCAGTAGTACTGCTGGCTCCTTTAAAACAAGGGTTTGGCAGTTCACTTTAGCTAGTAGCAGTGTAGTGCTACTTTTTTTACTGGCCTCTTTGCAATCGGTTGCACAGGTTACAGGAACAGTTGGCGGAGATGACACTCCGGAACTTCCAGGTGTTAGTGTAGTGGTAAAAGGTACTACGATAGGAACCACTACTGATATTAACGGAAAATACAGCATTGCTGCTCCATCAAACTCTACACTTACTTTCTCTTTTGTGGGTTACCTACCGCAGGAGGTTGTTGTTGGCAACCAATCTGTAATAAATGTAACACTTAACACGGATGCTGCCGCTTTAGAAGAGGTAGTAGTAGTAGGTTATGGTACAGTTAGAAAAAGTCAGCTTACTGGTGCTATTAGTACTGTAAAAGCAAAAGACATCACTGACTTACCTATTGAAAATACGCAGCAGGCTCTTCAAGGAAGAATTGCTGGTGTGGATGTAATGCAGGCAGGTAGTAAGCCAGGAACAGAACCTCGAGTAGTAATTCGTGGTCGTCGTTCTTTCGGTGCTTCTAACGACCCACTTTATGTATTAGATGGTATTCCATTAGCTACAGGAACTGGTGACATCAATCCTAATGATATCGCTTCTATGGAGGTATTGAAAGATGCATCGGCTACGGCTATTTATGGTGCTCGTGGGGCCAATGGTGTGGTACTTATTACTTCTAAAAGAGGTACTAAAGGTAAGCCAGTTGTTTATTATGACGCATATTTTGGTGTGTCAAAAGCACATGACATCATTGACTTAATGGATGGTGACCAATTTGCAAATACTAAAAGAGAAGCTTACAGACAAGCTGACGGAACTATTCCTAATGATGACCTAATATTCACCGCAGTTGAACTTGAAAGTATTGCTTTGGGTCGTTCTACAGATTATTTAGACGACATGTTACAAACTGGAACCAAAATGAATCATCAAATTGGTTTTGCAGGTGGTAATGATCGTTCTCAATTCTACATGTCTTTAAATTATTATAAAGACAATGGAATCATTCCTAATCAAGATTATAACAGAAACGTTTTAAGAGTTAACCTTGACCACCAGGTAACTAAAAACATAAAAATTGGTTTGTCTAGTTTCATGAACTACTCTATCAGAAATGGAGAAAACTTCAATCCACTGGGAGGTGCTTACCGTGAAAACCCTTTAGGACAACCTTATAATGAAGACGGAACTTTAAACTTCTTGCCTACTGAAGATGGTCTTCGTTCAAATCCTTTTTCGGAATTAGTCGATGGAGCTGTTGTTAATCAAAGAAAAAGCAATAGAATTTTTGCTGGTATTTATGCAGAATGGGACATCTTGAAAAACTTGAAATATAGATTCAACTTCGGTCCAGATATCAGAAATGATAAATATGACAACTTTCTTGGAACCTTTACTAATGCGGTTCGCTTAGGGCCACCTAGAGCTTCTACCTTGAATACTGACGTATTTAACTATACGGTAGAGAATATTTTATCTTATGACAAAGAGCTTTTAGGTAATCATAAATTAAATATAACAGGTGTTCAATCCTTGCAGAGAGATCACACCGAATTTAACTCAGTTTCTGTAGAAGGTATTCCTTCTGAAACACAGCAGTATAATAGCGTAGGAACTGCTACCACAATTCTAGGTGTAGAGTCTGGCTTGTCAGAATGGACTATTCTTTCTTACATGGCTAGGGTAAATTATGGTATAAACGATAAATATTTACTAACAGCGTCTATGCGTGCTGATGGAGCTTCTCGTTTTGGTGCAAATACAAAATGGGGTTATTTCCCAGCAGTAGCTGTAGCATGGAATATGTCTGAAGAAAGCTTTATTAAAAACATACCAGCCATAGACCTTATGAAATTCAGAGTTTCCTATGGTTCTATTGGTAACCAAGGTATTGACCCTTATCAAACGCAGGGTTTACTAACACAAACGGCTTATAACTTTGGAAATAATGCTGCTTTTGGATACGCTCCTGGTACTATTGGAAATCCTGATTTGAAATGGGAAACTTCTACTACTGCAAACGTAGGTTTAGACTTTAGTCTTTTCAGTGGTAGAGTATACGGTTCGTTAGAATACTATAACACAAATACTTCAGATTTACTTTTATCTAGAAACTTACCAACATCTACGGGTTTCTCTTTAGTTACTACTAACGTCGGTAAAACTAGAAATTCAGGATTTGAAGGTACTATAAGCACTGTGAATGTTTCAAAAAGTAATAGCTTCAAATGGAGTACAGACTTTACATTCTTTACTAACAAAGAGGAAATTGTAGAACTGGCTAACGGAAAAGTAGATGATGTTGGAAATGGATGGTTCATTGGTCAGCCACTCTCTGTAATTTATGATTATGAGCAACAAGGAATCTGGCAGACTAACGAGGCTGACTTAGCAGCAAGCTATGGCGGAGTACCTGGTGAAGTGAGAATAGTAGACCAAAACAATGACGGAGCTATTAACTCAGACGACCGAGTTATTCAAGGCTCTGGTGTTCCTAAGTTTTCAGGTGGTATCACGAATAGACTTAAGTATAAAAACTGGGATTTCTCAGCCTTTGTATATGCTCGTTTAGGCCAAACTATCAGAAGTAGTTTTCATACTAGTTATAATACACTATTTGGAAGATACAATAACATTGATGTAGATTACTGGACACCTACAAACCCAGTCAACACGTTCCCTAAGCCAAATCAAAACCAAGAATCTCCTAAGTGGAATTCTTCTTTGAATATTTTTGACGGCTCATTTGTAAAAGTTAGAAACATTAACTTAGGATATAATTTTGCTGAAGCTGCCGCTAAAAAACTTGGTATGCAGTCTTTAAGACTTTATACAAGTATTCAGCAGCCATTTATCTTCTCATCATTTATTTCGAAATATTCAGGCTCTGACCCAGAAACTGATTTTGACGCAAGTCTTTCTGGTAATGTTACTCCTTCTACTTGGTCGGCAACATTCGGATTAAATGTTAAATTTTAA
- a CDS encoding RagB/SusD family nutrient uptake outer membrane protein, which produces MKNIKQTLFRKMKSLRVVALLLVTLLTGQSCEDVLTENVITDIGNDYINSPVGFEDAVRASYSYLRAYYGQEMGMTMMQMGTDTYTHGADGSYKKWDRYESDLDGRDNFVRTLWASYYQGINTCNAIIERGPNIEGINAATLKTRIAEAKALRAHFYFVLVQHYGGLDLRLTESIGPITEITRSTEEAVYTQILADYAAALPDLPATSGEWGRYTQLAVESMLVKVHMARATRSFGGGAADFAKAEQYGKNVINNYDRALVSDYSELFDLGNDENSETLFSIQFSYDLLTAGGYGNRWHLYYLMEYDTQPGMSRVLEVGRPWKRLRPTDYTYNIAFANRTDDARYDKSFKKVYYATRAGTFTTSLDKSKDEITVAVGDTAIYMPGFEMSESERAKRPYQVYTPSMYQEKQFSTISKFLDPLRASINETGGGRDFMVTRLGDIYLNVAECLIQQGKNAEAVNYINPVRRRAAVAGHEADMEITADQATMDFIMDERARELLGEGHRWTDLKRWGKLVERVKAYNPNGGVNIEEMHNLRPIPQEQIDLVDGGDTSFPQNPGY; this is translated from the coding sequence ATGAAAAATATAAAACAAACACTATTCAGAAAGATGAAGAGTTTAAGAGTGGTAGCGTTGCTTTTAGTTACGTTACTAACAGGACAATCCTGTGAGGATGTCTTAACAGAAAATGTTATTACAGACATCGGTAATGATTACATCAACTCCCCTGTTGGATTTGAGGATGCCGTTAGGGCCTCTTATTCCTACCTAAGAGCCTATTATGGCCAAGAAATGGGAATGACCATGATGCAAATGGGAACCGACACCTACACACATGGTGCAGATGGTAGCTATAAAAAATGGGATAGATATGAGTCTGACCTAGACGGTAGAGATAATTTTGTAAGAACCCTATGGGCTTCATATTACCAAGGTATTAACACTTGTAATGCCATAATAGAACGTGGGCCAAACATAGAAGGCATAAATGCTGCTACGCTTAAAACAAGAATAGCAGAAGCAAAAGCTTTAAGAGCTCACTTTTACTTTGTACTAGTTCAGCACTATGGTGGTTTAGATTTAAGATTAACAGAATCTATTGGTCCTATCACCGAAATAACTCGTTCCACAGAAGAAGCTGTTTATACTCAAATTTTAGCTGATTATGCAGCAGCATTACCTGACCTTCCAGCCACAAGTGGCGAATGGGGAAGATATACTCAGTTGGCTGTAGAATCTATGCTTGTAAAAGTACATATGGCTCGTGCTACTCGTTCTTTTGGTGGTGGAGCTGCTGATTTTGCTAAAGCAGAGCAATACGGAAAGAATGTTATCAATAATTATGATAGAGCCTTAGTTTCTGATTACTCGGAATTATTTGATTTAGGCAATGACGAAAACTCTGAAACTCTATTTTCTATTCAGTTTAGCTATGACCTATTAACTGCTGGTGGATATGGTAACAGATGGCACCTATACTACTTAATGGAGTATGATACGCAGCCGGGTATGAGTCGTGTGCTAGAAGTTGGTCGTCCTTGGAAACGTTTAAGACCAACAGACTATACGTACAATATAGCTTTTGCTAACAGAACAGATGATGCTCGTTATGATAAAAGCTTTAAGAAAGTGTATTATGCTACACGTGCAGGCACTTTCACCACCTCTTTAGATAAATCTAAAGATGAAATTACTGTTGCCGTAGGTGATACCGCTATTTACATGCCTGGTTTTGAAATGTCAGAATCGGAAAGAGCAAAAAGACCTTACCAAGTATATACGCCAAGTATGTATCAGGAAAAGCAATTCTCTACAATAAGTAAATTCTTAGACCCATTAAGAGCTAGTATTAATGAAACCGGCGGAGGTAGAGACTTTATGGTCACTCGTCTTGGTGACATCTATCTTAATGTAGCAGAATGTTTAATTCAGCAAGGTAAAAATGCTGAAGCTGTAAACTACATTAATCCAGTACGTAGAAGAGCTGCAGTAGCAGGTCACGAAGCTGACATGGAAATAACAGCAGACCAAGCTACAATGGACTTCATCATGGATGAAAGAGCTAGAGAGCTTTTAGGTGAAGGTCACAGATGGACTGACCTTAAGCGTTGGGGTAAATTAGTAGAAAGAGTAAAAGCTTATAACCCTAATGGAGGTGTTAATATTGAAGAAATGCATAATTTGAGACCAATACCACAAGAGCAAATTGACCTTGTGGATGGCGGTGATACTTCATTCCCTCAAAACCCTGGGTACTAA
- a CDS encoding DUF6958 family protein: MAKSEKILTLHPEGKNGVNIDVEKYNTLKNYILMALKERGDIAFSHLFEEAKNELQPSFEGKVGWYFVSVKLDLEARGIIERISNKSPQVIRLKK, encoded by the coding sequence ATGGCAAAATCAGAGAAGATACTTACGCTTCATCCTGAAGGGAAAAACGGAGTTAATATTGATGTAGAGAAATATAATACACTTAAGAATTATATTTTAATGGCTCTCAAAGAAAGGGGAGACATAGCATTTTCGCACTTATTTGAAGAAGCTAAAAATGAATTACAGCCAAGTTTTGAAGGAAAGGTAGGCTGGTATTTTGTTTCTGTAAAGCTTGATTTAGAGGCTAGGGGAATTATTGAAAGAATATCCAATAAAAGTCCTCAAGTAATTCGTCTCAAAAAATAA